The Acidimicrobiales bacterium genome contains a region encoding:
- a CDS encoding type II toxin-antitoxin system HicA family toxin, translating to MGDFPSMKAADLIRLLQRKLGYEVDRQKGSHRRLKAVGRPTLTFAFHDRQSLPPGVVRKVLVKDVGLSEEDAEGIL from the coding sequence ATGGGTGATTTCCCTTCGATGAAGGCGGCGGACCTGATCCGGCTGCTGCAGCGCAAGCTGGGCTACGAGGTCGATCGCCAGAAGGGATCACACCGGAGACTGAAGGCGGTCGGCCGGCCGACACTCACCTTTGCGTTCCACGACCGGCAGTCGCTCCCACCCGGTGTCGTGAGGAAGGTGCTGGTCAAGGACGTCGGCCTGTCCGAGGAGGATGCGGAGGGCATACTCTGA
- a CDS encoding TetR/AcrR family transcriptional regulator: MPRGKAKPSSTETAAEREDEEIPEWKRQSVERSLTAARARAQQRSDRFVATTIELMGEKGSLDFTVQDVVDRSHMSIRTFYNYFASKDDLLAAVYQTIVSREVTPRLRTACERQTDPVLRIRAYIEELYELTSTPSPVAYSLTTFHNRLAEIRPADLDHAFRPQVDLIIELVRDAMAAKRLRSPLEPEKVARLLHHTVLAIVHTRVLGADPKAAVTAEELWLFCAHGIGVQGESGEKA; the protein is encoded by the coding sequence ATGCCCCGTGGCAAGGCGAAGCCATCCAGCACCGAGACGGCAGCCGAGCGCGAGGACGAGGAGATACCCGAGTGGAAGCGCCAGAGCGTCGAGCGCTCCCTCACGGCGGCACGCGCTCGCGCCCAGCAACGTTCCGACCGGTTCGTCGCGACGACCATCGAGCTCATGGGCGAGAAGGGGAGCCTCGACTTCACGGTCCAGGACGTCGTCGACCGATCGCACATGTCGATCCGCACCTTCTACAACTACTTCGCCAGCAAGGACGACCTCCTCGCCGCGGTCTACCAGACGATCGTCTCCCGGGAGGTCACGCCGCGGCTGCGCACGGCGTGCGAGCGGCAGACCGATCCCGTTCTCCGGATCCGTGCCTACATCGAGGAGCTCTACGAGCTCACGTCGACGCCCAGCCCGGTCGCCTACTCGCTGACCACGTTCCACAACCGCCTGGCCGAGATTCGCCCGGCTGATCTCGATCACGCCTTCCGGCCTCAGGTCGACCTCATCATCGAGCTGGTCCGGGACGCGATGGCGGCGAAGCGGCTGCGGTCGCCGCTCGAGCCGGAGAAGGTCGCCCGTCTGCTCCACCACACCGTGCTGGCGATCGTCCACACGCGGGTGCTCGGGGCCGACCCGAAGGCCGCGGTCACAGCCGAGGAGCTGTGGCTGTTCTGCGCCCACGGCATCGGCGTCCAGGGCGAGTCGGGTGAGAAGGCGTAG
- a CDS encoding SDR family oxidoreductase, translating to MSENTRVTVVTGGGGGMGLAVAAELAHTGVVLLADVSEDLLEEATGSLADTGADVRTQRCDVTDPDDVDALARKVAELGGLGSLVHMAGISPKMADGRRVLEVDLVGTLRVLEALLPHASEGTAAVCIGSVAGYADLASEVDPLLDDALAPGFVAAVEAKLGEGFDAMTAYVLAKRGVMRACERLSGPWGARGARILSIAPGIIDTPMGRLELDGDDLVAAMIDATPVKRPGHSPFPGRPADIAALVAFLCSDAAAFISGCDIRIDGGLVGSMARQMGIPG from the coding sequence ATGAGCGAGAACACACGCGTCACGGTGGTGACCGGGGGAGGCGGGGGCATGGGCCTCGCCGTGGCGGCGGAGCTGGCCCACACCGGCGTCGTCCTGTTGGCCGACGTCAGCGAGGACCTGCTGGAGGAGGCCACGGGTTCGCTCGCCGACACCGGCGCCGACGTCCGCACCCAGCGTTGCGACGTCACCGACCCGGACGACGTCGACGCGCTGGCCCGGAAGGTCGCCGAGCTGGGTGGCCTCGGGTCGCTGGTGCACATGGCCGGCATCTCGCCGAAGATGGCCGACGGTCGCCGCGTGCTCGAGGTCGACCTCGTCGGGACCCTGCGCGTCCTCGAGGCGCTCCTGCCGCATGCGTCGGAAGGGACCGCTGCGGTCTGCATCGGGTCCGTGGCCGGCTACGCCGACCTGGCGAGCGAGGTCGATCCCCTGCTCGACGACGCCCTCGCTCCCGGCTTCGTCGCTGCGGTCGAGGCGAAGCTCGGCGAGGGCTTCGACGCCATGACCGCTTACGTCCTGGCCAAGCGCGGCGTGATGCGCGCCTGCGAGCGCCTGTCGGGCCCGTGGGGCGCCCGTGGCGCACGCATCCTCTCGATAGCTCCCGGCATCATCGACACCCCGATGGGCCGCCTCGAGCTGGACGGCGACGATCTCGTCGCCGCGATGATCGACGCGACGCCGGTCAAGCGCCCAGGCCACAGCCCGTTCCCCGGTCGCCCCGCGGACATCGCCGCCCTGGTCGCCTTCCTCTGTTCCGACGCCGCGGCGTTCATCTCCGGTTGCGACATCCGCATCGACGGCGGCCTCGTCGGCTCGATGGCCAGACAGATGGGCATCCCCGGGTAG
- a CDS encoding SDR family oxidoreductase, with the protein MSGGSAGIGRAVAVRLAAEGGRVAILGRRQEKLDHALEAVRAAGAVDSIAIAADTTIEEQVAAAFAAVDERWGELNALVNAVGPAGAGRFEDLDDSRWHTAFDEGVLTSVRCIRHALPLLRRAAWGRIVNLTAVSTRHQSPGLVAYTAAKAALASVTKNLARSLAADRILVNAVAPGPVLTGSIRAAVRAADGAADDPYDAYRVMSEQYGSHVDLGRVADPREVAEVVAFCASEANSYMTGAHLNVDGGSDF; encoded by the coding sequence GTGAGCGGGGGCTCGGCGGGCATCGGCCGTGCCGTCGCCGTACGCCTCGCCGCCGAGGGCGGACGTGTCGCCATCCTGGGCCGTCGTCAGGAGAAGCTCGACCACGCCCTGGAGGCCGTGCGGGCCGCCGGCGCCGTCGACTCGATCGCGATCGCCGCCGACACGACGATCGAGGAGCAGGTCGCCGCGGCCTTCGCCGCGGTCGACGAACGCTGGGGCGAGCTGAACGCCCTCGTCAACGCCGTCGGCCCCGCCGGCGCAGGACGCTTCGAGGACCTCGACGACAGCAGGTGGCACACCGCCTTCGACGAGGGCGTGCTCACCTCCGTCCGTTGCATCCGCCACGCGCTGCCGCTCCTGCGCCGAGCCGCGTGGGGACGCATCGTCAACCTCACCGCCGTCTCGACCCGCCACCAGAGCCCCGGGCTCGTCGCCTACACCGCCGCCAAGGCGGCGCTCGCCAGCGTGACCAAGAACCTGGCCCGTAGCCTCGCGGCGGACCGGATCCTCGTCAACGCCGTCGCTCCCGGACCGGTGCTGACCGGGAGCATCCGGGCCGCCGTGCGCGCGGCCGACGGCGCTGCCGACGACCCGTACGACGCCTACCGGGTGATGTCCGAGCAGTACGGCTCACACGTCGACCTGGGTCGCGTGGCCGATCCCCGGGAGGTCGCCGAGGTGGTGGCGTTCTGCGCGTCGGAGGCCAACAGCTACATGACAGGTGCACACCTCAACGTCGACGGAGGCAGCGACTTCTGA
- a CDS encoding TetR/AcrR family transcriptional regulator produces the protein MPEPSDDGMPEWKRQSVERSLQAARARAQERSDRFVAAAIELMQERGTVDFTVQDVVDRSRMSIRTFYKFFASKDDLLVAVHETVLAEEVTARLRKRCADERDPVRRVWAYIEGMYELTADPMPVSRALTVYRNRLAETRPDEVDRAFRPQIDLVVELVREATASCRPPRALSPETAAHLLHHTVLAAVHARILAADQSTGVSAEELWAFCASGIGVEPTAEGRP, from the coding sequence GTGCCTGAGCCCTCCGACGACGGCATGCCGGAGTGGAAGCGGCAGAGCGTCGAGCGGTCGCTCCAGGCGGCGCGGGCCCGGGCACAGGAGCGCAGCGACCGCTTCGTGGCGGCGGCGATCGAGCTGATGCAGGAGCGGGGGACGGTCGACTTCACCGTGCAGGACGTCGTCGACCGTTCGCGGATGTCGATCCGCACCTTTTACAAGTTCTTCGCCAGCAAGGACGACCTGCTGGTCGCGGTGCACGAGACGGTCCTGGCCGAGGAGGTGACGGCGCGCCTGCGCAAGCGCTGCGCCGACGAGCGCGATCCGGTGCGGCGGGTGTGGGCCTACATCGAGGGCATGTACGAGCTGACGGCGGATCCGATGCCGGTCTCCCGCGCCCTCACCGTCTATCGGAACCGCCTGGCCGAGACCCGACCCGACGAGGTGGATCGGGCCTTCCGTCCCCAGATCGACCTGGTCGTCGAGCTCGTCCGCGAGGCCACCGCGTCGTGCCGGCCACCGCGCGCGCTCAGTCCCGAGACGGCTGCTCACCTGCTCCACCACACCGTCCTGGCCGCCGTCCACGCCCGCATCCTCGCCGCCGACCAGAGCACCGGGGTGAGCGCCGAGGAGCTCTGGGCCTTCTGCGCCTCGGGCATCGGCGTCGAGCCGACGGCGGAAGGCCGGCCCTGA
- a CDS encoding alpha/beta hydrolase, with the protein MPTYESDGLRLHYDVVGSGPPVLGVHGATGTGSFEWAALAGELGDRYRFLIPDLRGHGRSDHRAGQIGIEHVHDDLLALLAREGLAEAHLLAFSFGAEVALDLELRYPGTSSSLVLVSPGLGDPKSSVPTRAQLEAGWPRSLRRLHIERHGEGHWLELMVEVCDHAARRPKADLEALAAIACPILLIVGSKDDPRRVRQARLFEEVHDRCRLIVVEGARHAAHKDRPLEVAAAVGTFLDEVTTTSGPGRA; encoded by the coding sequence ATGCCGACCTACGAGAGCGACGGCCTGCGCCTCCACTACGACGTCGTCGGCTCCGGGCCGCCCGTCCTCGGCGTGCACGGGGCCACCGGCACCGGCAGCTTCGAGTGGGCTGCGCTGGCCGGCGAGCTCGGCGACCGCTACCGGTTCCTGATCCCGGACCTGCGTGGTCACGGCCGTTCCGACCATCGGGCCGGCCAGATCGGCATCGAGCACGTCCACGACGACCTGCTCGCGCTGCTCGCCCGCGAGGGGCTGGCCGAGGCGCACCTGCTGGCCTTCTCCTTCGGCGCCGAGGTGGCGCTCGACCTGGAGCTCCGGTACCCGGGGACGAGCAGCAGCCTCGTCCTCGTCAGCCCCGGCCTGGGAGACCCGAAGTCGAGCGTGCCCACCCGCGCCCAACTCGAGGCCGGTTGGCCCCGATCGCTGCGCCGCCTCCACATCGAGCGACACGGCGAGGGCCACTGGCTCGAGCTCATGGTCGAGGTGTGCGACCACGCCGCACGGCGTCCCAAGGCCGACCTCGAGGCACTGGCCGCCATCGCCTGCCCCATCCTGCTGATCGTCGGCAGCAAGGATGATCCCCGCCGCGTCCGCCAGGCACGGCTGTTCGAGGAGGTGCACGACCGGTGCCGGCTGATCGTGGTCGAGGGCGCCCGCCATGCGGCCCACAAGGACCGGCCGCTCGAGGTCGCAGCCGCCGTCGGCACGTTCCTCGACGAGGTCACGACGACCAGCGGGCCCGGGCGTGCCTGA
- a CDS encoding aldehyde dehydrogenase family protein produces MSDDIGERRMLIDGALVPAEGGRVYPNVDPATEEVIGDVADASAGDVDRAIAAARRAFDTTTWSSDRALRRRCLEQLQIALDKDRELLRRVLIAEVGAPLLATYGPQLDMPLADAIGHPLHAMDAFPWERELPEADGPLGRSRRVVVKEPAGVVGAIVPWNFPLEITLHKLAQALATGNTVVVKPAPDTPWNATHLGRLIAEQTEIPPGVVNVVTSSSHERGQQLVEDPRVDVISFTGSTATGRRIMELGAPTLKRLFLELGGKSAHIVLDDADFEAVLPATAFVCFHAGQGCAISTRLLLPRSRYEEGLAIVAESFAGVKVGDPNDPEVLAGPLINAAQRDRVLGYIGSGRDEGARLVCGGGRPPGLDRGWFVEPTLFADVDNRMRIAQEEIFGPVLVVIPFDDDDSAVAIANDSIYGLSGAVSSASETRALAVARRIRTGTLGVNGGNWYGADSPFGGYKASGIGRQGGLEGFEQYLETKTIALPPS; encoded by the coding sequence GTGAGTGACGACATCGGCGAACGCCGGATGCTGATCGACGGCGCGCTCGTGCCGGCCGAGGGCGGTCGGGTGTACCCCAACGTCGACCCGGCGACCGAGGAGGTCATCGGCGACGTCGCCGACGCCTCGGCCGGCGACGTCGACCGGGCGATCGCCGCGGCCCGGCGGGCCTTCGACACCACCACCTGGTCGTCGGACCGGGCGCTGCGCCGCCGCTGCCTCGAACAGCTCCAGATCGCGCTCGACAAGGACCGGGAGCTGCTCCGGCGAGTGCTGATCGCCGAGGTGGGCGCTCCGTTGCTCGCGACCTACGGCCCGCAGCTCGACATGCCGCTCGCCGACGCCATCGGCCATCCCCTCCACGCCATGGACGCGTTCCCGTGGGAGCGCGAGCTGCCCGAGGCCGACGGCCCGCTCGGCCGGTCCCGCCGGGTCGTCGTCAAGGAGCCCGCCGGGGTCGTCGGGGCGATCGTCCCGTGGAACTTCCCCCTCGAGATCACGCTGCACAAGCTGGCCCAGGCACTCGCCACGGGCAACACAGTGGTGGTGAAGCCGGCACCCGACACGCCCTGGAACGCCACCCACCTGGGACGGCTGATCGCGGAGCAGACCGAGATCCCGCCGGGCGTCGTCAACGTGGTCACGTCGAGCTCACACGAGCGCGGCCAGCAGCTCGTGGAAGACCCCCGCGTCGACGTGATCTCGTTCACCGGCTCGACCGCGACAGGTCGCCGGATCATGGAGCTCGGCGCTCCCACCCTGAAGCGGCTGTTCCTCGAGCTCGGCGGGAAGTCCGCCCACATCGTCCTCGACGACGCCGACTTCGAGGCCGTCCTGCCGGCGACGGCGTTCGTGTGCTTCCACGCCGGCCAAGGCTGTGCGATCTCCACCCGGCTGCTGCTGCCCCGTTCGCGCTACGAGGAGGGCCTGGCCATCGTGGCCGAGAGCTTCGCCGGGGTGAAGGTCGGCGACCCGAACGACCCGGAGGTGCTGGCTGGCCCGCTGATCAACGCCGCCCAGCGCGACCGGGTCCTCGGCTATATCGGCTCCGGTCGGGACGAGGGCGCCCGCCTGGTGTGCGGCGGCGGGCGGCCCCCCGGTCTCGACCGGGGCTGGTTCGTCGAGCCGACCCTCTTCGCCGACGTCGACAACCGCATGCGCATCGCCCAGGAGGAGATCTTCGGCCCCGTCCTCGTGGTGATCCCGTTCGACGACGACGACTCTGCAGTCGCGATCGCCAACGACTCGATCTACGGCCTCTCGGGCGCGGTCAGCTCGGCGTCCGAGACCAGGGCGCTGGCGGTCGCCCGGCGGATCCGCACCGGGACCCTCGGTGTCAACGGCGGCAACTGGTACGGGGCGGACTCGCCCTTCGGGGGTTACAAGGCCAGCGGCATCGGCCGCCAGGGCGGGCTCGAGGGGTTCGAGCAGTACCTCGAGACGAAGACGATCGCGCTGCCACCGAGCTGA
- a CDS encoding SDR family NAD(P)-dependent oxidoreductase, with product MDENRPAGGLRVLVVGASSGIGRELAAELVAQGASVAVAARRLERLAAVPDATALCCDVRDPAQCERMVVDASDRLGGLDALVYATGLSRITPLDRAGIEDWRAIFETNLFGAASVTRAAVPHLTAPGSQGRAVFLTSDSAELAFPGLVAYSASKAALGRFCQGLGDELPALRVSEVVVGPTAGTEVADGFDPADFGEWAMRWFEGGFVRHGLQQPADVVAVVVEALLAEAPPARVLAAGPVDAAATTLAEGRRQAGEG from the coding sequence ATGGACGAAAACCGACCGGCCGGCGGGCTGCGGGTGCTGGTCGTCGGCGCATCCAGCGGCATCGGCCGGGAACTGGCGGCAGAGCTCGTCGCCCAGGGCGCAAGTGTCGCCGTGGCGGCACGCCGGCTCGAGCGGCTGGCCGCGGTGCCCGACGCGACGGCGCTGTGTTGCGACGTCCGTGACCCGGCCCAGTGCGAGCGGATGGTCGTCGACGCCAGCGACCGGCTCGGCGGCCTCGACGCCCTCGTCTACGCCACGGGGTTGAGCCGGATCACCCCGCTGGACCGCGCCGGCATCGAGGACTGGCGGGCGATCTTCGAGACGAACCTCTTCGGCGCGGCGTCGGTGACCCGGGCCGCGGTCCCCCACCTCACCGCCCCGGGCAGCCAGGGCCGGGCCGTGTTCCTCACCTCCGACTCCGCGGAGCTGGCCTTCCCCGGCCTCGTGGCCTACTCGGCGTCGAAGGCCGCGCTGGGCCGCTTCTGCCAAGGCCTCGGCGACGAGCTGCCGGCCCTGCGGGTGTCCGAGGTGGTCGTGGGGCCGACGGCCGGCACCGAGGTGGCCGACGGCTTCGACCCCGCCGACTTCGGGGAGTGGGCGATGCGCTGGTTCGAGGGCGGGTTCGTCCGCCACGGCCTGCAGCAGCCCGCCGACGTCGTCGCGGTGGTCGTCGAGGCGTTGCTGGCGGAGGCGCCACCGGCGCGGGTCCTCGCCGCCGGCCCGGTCGACGCCGCCGCCACCACGCTCGCCGAGGGCCGCCGCCAGGCCGGGGAGGGCTAG
- a CDS encoding enoyl-CoA hydratase — translation MPGEEVGRLDQVVVDADEDQVFSSHRSAPRAIGWLPDGKYYSTYREVNVVSCVTGGCIVESEFVRYSVQDGVAVITLDRPQAANAQNPQVLKELDAAWSASDADKDVRVVVLRSEGKHFSAGHDMQGGGDPSLGPRRVDGALTIDTYYDWEERGYLHYARRWRDLVKPSIAAVQGKCIAAGLMLCWPCDLIIAAENAQFSDPVGLMGMPGIEFFAHPWEFGPRRAKQILFTASSLSAERAWDCGMVNEVVPLEQLDERTMALAAQVAAMDPWAVRLAKRAVNGAVDAMGFSNSIAANFDIHHLGHARAIAHTAGQTSVMADLAAMKARNGNG, via the coding sequence GTGCCCGGCGAAGAGGTCGGGCGGCTCGATCAGGTGGTCGTCGACGCTGACGAGGATCAGGTCTTCAGCTCTCATCGTTCTGCTCCCCGGGCGATTGGCTGGCTGCCGGATGGAAAGTACTATTCTACCTATAGGGAAGTCAACGTAGTCAGTTGTGTCACAGGGGGATGCATCGTGGAGTCAGAGTTCGTTCGTTATTCGGTCCAGGACGGCGTCGCCGTGATCACACTCGATCGACCGCAGGCGGCCAACGCCCAGAACCCGCAGGTGCTGAAGGAGCTCGACGCGGCCTGGAGCGCGTCGGACGCCGACAAGGACGTCCGGGTCGTGGTGCTGCGCAGCGAGGGCAAGCACTTCTCCGCCGGCCACGACATGCAGGGCGGGGGCGACCCCTCGCTCGGCCCTCGGCGGGTCGACGGGGCGCTCACGATCGACACCTACTACGACTGGGAGGAGCGCGGCTACCTGCACTACGCCCGGCGCTGGCGCGATCTGGTGAAGCCGTCCATCGCCGCCGTGCAGGGCAAGTGCATCGCTGCGGGACTCATGCTGTGCTGGCCCTGCGACCTCATCATCGCCGCCGAGAACGCCCAGTTCTCCGATCCGGTCGGCCTGATGGGGATGCCCGGCATCGAGTTCTTCGCGCATCCCTGGGAGTTCGGGCCCCGGCGGGCCAAGCAGATCCTCTTCACGGCATCCTCGCTCTCGGCCGAGCGCGCCTGGGACTGCGGGATGGTGAACGAGGTCGTGCCGCTGGAGCAGCTGGACGAGCGGACGATGGCCCTGGCCGCCCAGGTGGCGGCGATGGACCCGTGGGCCGTCCGCCTGGCCAAGCGGGCCGTCAACGGGGCGGTCGACGCCATGGGCTTCTCCAACTCGATCGCCGCCAACTTCGACATCCACCACCTGGGCCACGCCCGGGCGATCGCCCACACCGCCGGGCAGACGTCGGTCATGGCCGACCTGGCCGCGATGAAGGCCAGGAACGGCAACGGGTAG
- a CDS encoding amidohydrolase family protein, whose product MRAEDLILVSVDDHLIEPPDLFAGHLPAKYKDLAPRVVNDDGTDTWVFGDVRAKSIGLNAVASWPKEEWGFDPVGFAEMRPGCYDVHERVRDMNANGVLASMSFPSMARFAGQFFMEHPDKDLALVMLQAYNDWHIDEWCAAYPGRLLPLAIGPLWDVDLLAAEIRRVAAKGCRAVSFSEAPYKLGLPSFHGHHWDPFFEACVETGVVVSMHIGSGSSMPTTSDDAPIDVIITLPTHLSINTASDLIWGPVLRQFPGLRMALSEGGVGWVPYFLERIDRSYTNQTWTGQDFGDKLPSDVFREHILTCFIVDDIAMQVRDFVGIDNIAWECDYPHSDSTWPRSPETLMDTFERAGVTDRVEIDKISHQNALRWYGYDPFAIVPREQATVGALRALATDVDTGIRSRAEFREMFTAAH is encoded by the coding sequence ATGAGAGCTGAAGACCTGATCCTCGTCAGCGTCGACGACCACCTGATCGAGCCGCCCGACCTCTTCGCCGGGCACCTGCCGGCGAAGTACAAGGACCTGGCCCCACGTGTGGTCAACGACGACGGCACCGACACCTGGGTCTTCGGCGACGTCCGGGCCAAGTCGATCGGCCTGAACGCCGTCGCCTCGTGGCCGAAGGAGGAGTGGGGCTTCGATCCTGTCGGCTTCGCCGAGATGCGCCCGGGCTGCTACGACGTCCACGAGCGGGTCCGGGACATGAACGCCAACGGCGTGCTCGCCTCCATGAGCTTCCCGTCGATGGCCCGCTTCGCCGGCCAGTTCTTCATGGAGCACCCCGACAAGGACCTGGCGCTCGTGATGCTCCAGGCCTACAACGACTGGCACATCGACGAGTGGTGCGCCGCCTACCCGGGCCGCCTGCTGCCCCTCGCCATCGGACCCTTGTGGGACGTCGACCTGCTGGCAGCCGAGATCCGCCGCGTCGCCGCCAAGGGCTGCCGTGCCGTCAGCTTCAGCGAGGCGCCCTACAAGCTCGGCCTGCCCTCGTTCCACGGGCACCACTGGGACCCGTTCTTCGAGGCCTGCGTGGAGACCGGGGTGGTCGTGTCCATGCACATCGGGTCGGGGTCCAGCATGCCGACCACCAGCGACGACGCCCCGATCGACGTCATCATCACCCTGCCGACGCACCTTTCGATCAACACCGCGTCCGACCTCATCTGGGGGCCCGTGCTGCGTCAGTTCCCCGGGCTGCGGATGGCGCTGTCGGAGGGAGGGGTCGGCTGGGTGCCGTACTTCCTCGAGCGCATCGACCGCAGCTACACCAACCAGACCTGGACCGGGCAGGACTTCGGCGACAAGCTGCCCAGCGACGTCTTCCGCGAGCACATCCTCACCTGCTTCATCGTCGACGACATCGCCATGCAGGTGCGGGACTTCGTCGGCATCGACAACATCGCGTGGGAGTGCGACTACCCGCACTCCGACTCGACGTGGCCCCGGTCGCCCGAGACGCTGATGGACACCTTCGAACGTGCCGGGGTGACCGACCGGGTAGAGATCGACAAGATCTCCCACCAGAACGCACTCCGCTGGTACGGCTACGACCCGTTCGCCATCGTGCCCAGGGAACAGGCGACCGTCGGCGCCCTCCGTGCGCTGGCGACCGACGTGGACACCGGCATCCGCAGCCGAGCGGAGTTCCGCGAGATGTTCACCGCCGCCCACTAG